The following are from one region of the Deinococcus radiopugnans ATCC 19172 genome:
- a CDS encoding S1C family serine protease: MDYSRQDEESTSRKRRVNAARILSLTLLLAGTMAGAYLIGQVNAQRTLITSDEINTVKVAQESLPAVVRIDNRVQRDQLQPGEDPIITGTGFFYKKNLIVTNYHVIEFQDSLSVTLFNGRKVSAKIEGIDPGIDIAILRVTGVTAPKTLSFGNSARLIPGQKIIAIGTPLKVPNVVSMGIYSVMATADHVPRNDILGNEIGEYLLTTASIQEGSSGGPLLDSRGAVIAVADANAAPNGLLPGIIGIAIPGDLVKQSLDDLEKIGVPQRGTLGATLEDLSTLPPALRQLAGLSSSEGALVMDVPAGSAAAR; this comes from the coding sequence ATGGACTACAGTCGCCAAGATGAAGAATCTACAAGCAGAAAACGGCGCGTGAATGCAGCGCGAATTCTGAGTCTGACCTTGCTACTGGCCGGGACGATGGCAGGGGCTTACCTCATCGGACAGGTCAACGCTCAACGCACCCTGATCACATCCGATGAGATCAACACGGTCAAAGTCGCGCAGGAGTCCCTCCCTGCCGTGGTCCGCATCGACAATCGCGTTCAGCGTGACCAGCTCCAACCTGGCGAAGATCCCATCATTACCGGCACCGGATTTTTCTACAAGAAAAATCTGATTGTGACCAATTACCATGTCATCGAATTTCAGGATTCACTCAGCGTTACGCTCTTTAACGGGCGCAAGGTGTCAGCGAAGATCGAGGGCATTGATCCCGGCATCGATATTGCCATTCTGCGCGTCACAGGCGTGACTGCGCCTAAAACACTGAGCTTCGGCAACAGCGCCCGGCTTATTCCAGGGCAGAAAATCATCGCCATAGGGACACCCCTCAAAGTTCCGAATGTTGTCAGCATGGGCATCTACAGCGTGATGGCTACAGCAGACCATGTGCCGCGCAATGACATCCTGGGGAACGAGATCGGTGAGTACCTGCTCACAACAGCCAGCATCCAGGAGGGCAGCAGCGGTGGCCCACTGCTCGACTCCCGTGGCGCGGTAATCGCAGTGGCCGACGCCAACGCCGCCCCCAATGGGTTGCTCCCTGGCATCATTGGCATCGCTATTCCTGGTGATTTGGTCAAGCAGAGCCTGGATGATCTGGAAAAAATCGGCGTTCCGCAGCGTGGCACGCTAGGAGCCACACTGGAGGACCTGTCCACCCTGCCGCCTGCTTTGCGCCAACTTGCAGGGTTATCCAGTTCCGAGGGCGCGCTGGTGATGGACGTGCCTGCTGGAAGCGCTGCGGCCCGC